In a single window of the Pseudoxanthomonas sp. F37 genome:
- a CDS encoding ABC transporter permease, which produces MTGLFNRLPTVWREAVEELWRRRLRTLLTLLGMIFGVGAIVAMQAVGEGSRREALRLVEGLGLHNLIAEAKAQDEDTLKETRERSLGLTVADADAALSVVPGAERHAAEKQVRTHTVFSDTGRSDAQASGVSAHWFELSSLKVAQGRAFGADDEAALAAVAVLGHQAAADLFPKGDAVGGLVKVNHVWLQVIGVLADRDLGQDDFEGVQLGSESNRIYVPLASARARFRFQPQEDEVDRFLLRLDDPQRLAAGAGVLAAVLDQRHAGMADYQLIVPQQLFQQHQQTQRIFQVVMGAIAGVSLLVGGIGIMNIMLANVLERRREIGLLRALGARRRDVIAQFLREATVICIAGALLGLVFGGVLAYLIATFAGWQVAWAPLPILLSAGFCAVVGLGFGVYPARQAAQLDPIAALRHD; this is translated from the coding sequence ATGACCGGCCTGTTCAACCGCCTGCCCACGGTCTGGCGCGAAGCGGTGGAGGAGCTGTGGCGGCGCCGCCTGCGCACGCTGTTGACGCTGCTCGGCATGATCTTCGGCGTGGGCGCCATCGTGGCCATGCAGGCCGTGGGCGAAGGCAGCCGGCGCGAAGCCTTGCGCCTGGTCGAAGGCCTGGGCTTGCACAACCTGATCGCCGAGGCCAAGGCGCAGGACGAGGACACGCTGAAGGAAACGCGCGAGCGCAGCCTGGGCCTGACCGTCGCCGATGCGGACGCCGCGCTCAGCGTGGTGCCCGGCGCCGAGCGCCATGCCGCCGAGAAGCAAGTGCGCACGCACACGGTCTTCAGCGACACCGGGCGCAGCGATGCGCAGGCCAGCGGCGTCAGCGCCCACTGGTTCGAGCTGTCCTCGCTGAAGGTCGCCCAGGGCCGCGCGTTCGGGGCCGACGACGAGGCCGCGCTGGCGGCGGTGGCGGTGCTGGGCCACCAGGCGGCGGCCGACCTGTTCCCGAAGGGCGATGCGGTGGGTGGGCTGGTCAAGGTCAACCACGTATGGCTGCAGGTGATCGGCGTGCTGGCCGACCGCGACCTGGGCCAGGACGATTTCGAGGGCGTGCAACTGGGCTCGGAGAGCAACCGCATCTACGTGCCGTTGGCCAGCGCGCGGGCACGCTTCCGCTTCCAGCCGCAGGAGGATGAAGTGGACCGCTTCCTGCTGCGCCTGGATGACCCGCAGCGCCTGGCGGCCGGTGCCGGCGTGCTGGCCGCGGTCCTGGACCAGCGCCATGCCGGCATGGCGGACTACCAGCTGATCGTGCCGCAGCAGCTGTTCCAGCAGCACCAGCAGACCCAGCGCATCTTCCAGGTCGTGATGGGTGCCATCGCGGGCGTGAGTCTGCTGGTCGGCGGCATCGGCATCATGAACATCATGCTGGCCAACGTGCTGGAGCGGCGCCGCGAGATCGGCCTGCTGCGCGCGTTGGGCGCGCGTCGGCGCGATGTGATCGCACAATTTCTGCGCGAGGCCACGGTCATCTGCATCGCCGGCGCGCTGCTGGGCCTGGTGTTCGGCGGCGTGCTGGCCTACCTGATCGCCACCTTCGCGGGCTGGCAGGTGGCGTGGGCGCCGCTGCCGATCCTGCTGTCGGCGGGCTTCTGCGCGGTGGTCGGCCTGGGCTTCGGCGTATATCCCGCACGGCAGGCCGCGCAGCTGGACCCGATCGCGGCGTTGCGGCACGACTGA
- a CDS encoding PhzF family phenazine biosynthesis isomerase, whose protein sequence is MTPAVLRYSAFTTDPSGGNPAGVVLDARGLSDDTMQRIAADVGYSETAFLLPRADDELDVRYFSPLAEVSFCGHATIAAMVAHARRQGPGDFVLHTQAGRVRVAVDADFVATLTSVPPRVEALDAADLDGVLAALRWRRDDLDPALPPALAYAGAWHPVIAAASRTRLADLRYDFDALAALMAARGWTTINLVWREDARTLHARNPFPPGGVVEDPATGAAAAALGAYLAAHDRLPDERGFTIHQGHDLGRPSVLRVDVPVDVSEGVRVSGTAVEILVGD, encoded by the coding sequence ATGACGCCCGCAGTCCTGCGCTACAGCGCCTTCACCACCGACCCGAGCGGCGGCAATCCCGCCGGCGTCGTATTGGACGCGCGCGGCCTGTCCGACGACACCATGCAGCGCATCGCCGCGGACGTGGGCTACTCGGAAACCGCGTTCCTGCTGCCGCGCGCGGATGATGAGCTCGACGTGCGCTACTTCAGCCCGCTGGCCGAAGTGAGCTTCTGCGGCCACGCGACGATCGCCGCGATGGTGGCGCATGCGCGCCGGCAGGGCCCGGGCGACTTCGTGCTGCACACGCAGGCCGGGCGCGTGCGGGTGGCGGTGGATGCCGACTTCGTCGCCACCCTGACCAGCGTGCCGCCGCGGGTCGAAGCGCTGGATGCCGCCGATCTGGATGGCGTGCTGGCAGCGCTGCGCTGGCGGCGCGACGATCTCGACCCCGCGCTGCCGCCCGCGCTTGCCTACGCCGGCGCGTGGCATCCCGTCATCGCCGCCGCCTCGCGCACGCGCCTGGCCGACCTGCGCTACGACTTCGATGCGCTGGCCGCGCTGATGGCCGCGCGTGGCTGGACCACGATCAACCTGGTCTGGCGCGAAGACGCGCGCACGCTGCACGCGCGCAATCCCTTCCCGCCCGGCGGTGTGGTGGAAGATCCGGCCACGGGCGCCGCTGCCGCCGCACTGGGTGCGTATCTGGCGGCGCACGACCGGTTGCCCGACGAGCGCGGGTTCACCATCCACCAGGGGCACGATCTGGGGCGACCCAGTGTGTTGCGGGTGGATGTGCCTGTGGATGTGAGCGAGGGAGTGCGGGTGAGTGGGACGGCGGTGGAGATTTTGGTGGGGGATTGA